From the genome of Rhizobacter sp. AJA081-3:
TTGCAGGCGCTCACGCAATCGGTGCAGCCGCTGGCGCACTTGGTGGTATCGATCAGCAGGCCCCAGCGCACGCTGCTGCGCGCGCCCGGCGTGGCCGCCTGCGCGACCTCGATCAGGTGAATGCCCGGCGCGAGCAGCACGCCGCCCATGCCGGCGGCGGCCAGGCCGAGGAACTTGCGGCGGCCGGCGAGGCCCTGCTCGGCGCCCGTCTTCATGGCCGGCCCGTCCCGGCCAGCGCCGTCGTGCGCTGCGCCTTGCTCGAATGGCACTCGAAACAGTCGATCTGAACCGCCGCGTAGCTGTGGCAGCTGCTGCAGAAATCGGTTCTCGCCTGCGCCACGCTGCCGGTGGCCGCGCTCGCATGGCAGCCGATGCAGCCCTTCAGGCTGGACTTCGCCTCGCGCACGCCGCGGTGCACGGTCTCGTCGCGCTGGTGCTTGAGCATCGAAGGGTGGTCGCGCCGCATCACCTCCGGCGCGGCCACGCACTGCGTGCCGGCCGTGGCCGGCTCGATGGCGGGCTTGGGCGTGCGGCCGTCCGGCTCGGCGGCCATGGCCGCGCCTGTGGCGATCAGCAGCACGAGGGTGAGCGCCACCGCCAGCGGGTGGCGCATCACTTGGCACGACAGGCCGCAGTGCACCGTGCTACTCCCCCAGGCCCATCTGGATGTAGCCGGTCGGGCACACGTCCTTGCAGATGTGGCAGCCGATGCACTTGCTGTAGTCGGTGTCGACGTAGCGGCCGGTGGTCGACTTCGACTTCGGCACCTTGAACACCGCCGTCTGCGGGCAGTAGACGACGCAGTTGTCGCACTCGAAGCACAGGCCGCAGCTCATGCAGCGCTTGGCCTCCGAGATCGCCTCGGCCTCGGTGAGCGGCAGCACCCGCTCCTCGAAGTTGTTCAGCGCCTGCTCGGCGTTGAGCGTGACGATCTTGCGGCGGTGCCGCTCGGTGTACTGGAAGTGGCCGAGGAACAGCTCCTCGTGCGGGATGATGTAGCGGTCGGAGCGGTTGTCGAAGTTGTGGATCGCCACGTTGCTGCTGTCGGTGCCGTGGATCGGCTCGTGCACCTCGCTGACGGTCAGCCCCTTCTCGACCAGCTTGCGCTGGATGTCCCAGGTGTGCACGTCGATCTTCGGCCGCTTGTCGAGCGCCTCGCCGGCCAGGTGTCGGTCGATGCCGTCGGCGGCGATGTTGCCGTGGCCGATCGCCGTGGTCAGCAGGTGCGGGCGCACCACGTCGCCGCCGACGAACATGCCGGGCTGGCCCTGCACCTGGTAGTTCTTGTCCGCGGCGATGCCGCCCTTGCCGTTGTTCAGCGACTCCAGGCCGGTGAAATCCACCGCCTGGCCGATTGCCGAGACGATCAGGTCGGCCTCGAGGTCTTCCTCGGTGCCTTCGATGTTCTTGATCTCGAGCCGGCCGCCGACGATCTTCGCCTCGCAGCGGATCACCCGCAGCCCGGTGGCGCGGCCGCTGGCGTCGCGCAGCACCTTCACCGGCGCCAGGCCGCCGCGGATCGCGATGCCTTCGGCCAGCGCGTGCTCCACCTCGTGGCGGCTGGCCTGCATCTTGTCGACGGCGAAGATCGAGGTCAGGGTCACGTCGGCACCCTGGCGCGCCGTCACCTCGGCGACGTCGTGCGCCACCTGGCCGGCGATGGCGTGCTCGGGGCGGTCGCTCTCGCGGGCCTGCTCGATGTGGCCCAGGCGCCGTGCCACCGTGGCCACGTCGATCGAGGTGTCGCCGCCGCCGACCACCACCACGCGCTTGCCGACATGGCGCAGCCGCCCATCGTTGAAGGCCTTCAGGTAGGCGGTGGCGGTGACGCAGTTCGGTGCGTCCGAACCTTCCACCGGCAGCGGCCGGCCGGACTGCGCGCCGAGGCCCAGGAACACCGCGTCGTGCTCGGCGCGGATCTGCTCCATCGTGATGTCGGTGCCGATGCGCGTGTTCATGCGCGCCGTGACGCCGAGGTCGAGGATGCGCTGGATCTCGGCGTCGAGCACCGCGCGCGGCGTGCGGAAGCCCGGGATGCCGTAGCGCATCATGCCGCCGAGCTCGGTGCGCTCGTCGAAGATCGTCACCGCGTGGCCCTTGCGCGCCAGCTGGTAGGCGGCCGACAGGCCGGCCGGGCCGCCGCCGATGACGGCCACTTTCTTGCCGGTCTGCTTCGCCGGCTTCGGGAAGGCCAGCTTGTTCGCGATCGCGTACTCGCCGAGGAAATGCTCGACCGAGTTGATGCCGACGAAGTCTTCCACCTCGTTGCGGTTGCAGCCCGACTCGCAGGGCGCCGGGCAGACGCGGCCCATCACCGAGGGCAGCGGGTTGGCCTCGGTCAGGCGCCGCCAGGCGTACTCCTGCCAGGGCACGCCGGCGGGCGGCTTCTCGATGCCGCGCACGATGTTCAGGTAGCTGCGGATGTCCTCACCCGAGGGGCACGAGCCCTGGCAGGGCGGCGTGCTCTGGATGTAGGTCGGGCACTTGTGCGAATGGTCGGCGTCGAAGATCTCCTGCTGCCAGGGCAGCGGCTTCGCGTCGCCGTCCTTGTAGCGGCGGAAGTTCAGCGGCTGGGCCTTCACCGATTGCGATGGACCGGACATGGATGGTCTCCTGATGTTCTGTTCAGTGCGGCTCGCCGAGCCGGATCGACTTGCTGACGAGCTGGTGCACGCCGCCGACCATGCCCATGTCGAAGCCGTAGTAGGGCAGCACCTTGCTGAACTGCGCCTTGCAGATCGCGCAGATCGTCGCCATGAAGTTCACGCCGTGCTGGTCGACGACGTTCTTCAGCGCCTCCATGCGCGGCAGCGCCCCCTTGACGCGCAGCTCGATCAGGTCGTCGGTCAGCAGGCCGCCGCCGCCTCCGCAGCAGAAGGTGCTCTCGTGGATGGTTTCCGGCGCCATGTCGTGGAACCGGTTTGCCACCGCCTTGATGATCTCGCGCGGGATCACGAATTGCCCGCCGGGCATGTCGCCCATGCGCGAGGCGCGCGCCACGTTGCACGAGTCGTGGAAGGTGATGATGCGGTCGTCGTTCTTCTCTTTGTCGAACTTCAGTGCGCCGCGCTGGATCAGGTCGTAGGTGAGCTCGCAGATGTGCATCGGCTGCTTGTAGCGGCCGTCGAGCTGGCTCTGCAGCTGGATCGCGAAGGGGTCGGTGCCGCCCGCGCCGATGCCCACCAGCGTGTTCCAGAAGCTGTAGGCCACGCGCCAGGCATGGCCGCATTCACCGACCACGATGCGCTTGACGCCGAGCTCCAGCGCCGCCTCGCGGATGCGCAGCGCGATCTTGCGCAGCTGCTCGTAGTTGCCGATGAACATGCCGAAGTTGCCGGCCTCGCTGGCCTTCGAGCTGAGCGTCCAGCTGATGCCGGCGGCGTGGAACACCTTGCCGTAGCCGATAAGGCTCTCGACGTGCGGCTCGGCGAAGAAGTCGGCGCTGGGCGTGACCAGCAGCACCTCGGCGCCCTGCACGTCCAGCGGGTAGCGCACGTCGACGCCGGTGTCTTCCTTGACGTCTTCCTCCAGCCCCAGCAGCGTGTCTTCCAGCGCCGGGCCGGGCAGGCCGAGGTTGTTGCCGATGCGGTGGACCTTGCCGATGATCTCGTTGCTGTACTTCTGGCCCAGGCCCACCGCGTCCATGATCTCGCGCGCGGCCATGGTGATCTCGGCGGTGTCGATGCCGTAGGGGCAGAACACCGAGCAGCGGCGGCACTCCGAGCACTGGTGGTAGTAGGCGTACCAGTCGTCCAGCACGTCCTTCGTCATGTCGACCGCGCCGACCAGCTTCGGGAAATGCTTGCCGGCGAAGGTGAAGTAGCGCCGGTACACCGCGCGCATCAGGTCCTGGCGCGCCACCGGCATGTTCTTCGGGTCGCCGGTGCCCAGGAAGTAGTGGCACTTGTCGGAGCAGGCGCCGCAATGCACGCAGGCGTCCATGTAGACGCGCAAGGACCGGTACTTGCCCAGCAGCTCGCCCATCTTGGCGATGGCACGCTGCTCCCAGCCTTCGGCCAGTTCGCCGGGGAAGCCGATGTTCTGCTGGATCGCCGACGAAGCGACGTAGGGCTTGCTGTGCGCCATCGAGCCCTCGGCGATCAGCGGGATCACCGGGTAGGGCTTGAGCTTGGGCGTCTCGAAGGCGGCGGTGGCCATGGTTCTACTTGTCGAGTGCGGCCGCCCAGGCCGCGACGTGGCGCACTTCGCGCGGGTTGTCGACCTGGTTGCGGGACGGGCTGAAGAACAGGCCCGGCGCGTGCAGCAGCTTGCTGATCGGGAACACGAACATCAGCAGCGCCACCAGCGTGAGGTGCAGCAGCAGCAGCGGGTCGCCGGGCAGCGGCTGCCAGTCGAATCGCATCAGCCCGAGCATGAAGGCCTTCAGCGCGACGATGTCGGTGTGCGCCACGAAGCGCATCGTCAGGCCCGACAGGCCGATCGCCAGCAGCAGCGCCAGGTGCAGGTGGTCCGAGGGCGTGGAGATGTAGCGCACGCGATCGACCAGGAAGCGCCGCGCCCACAGGCCGGCCAGGCCGGCCACCATCGCGAAGCCGGCATAGGTGCCGAAGAACTGCACCCACAGCACCGGCGTCCACACCGGTTCCTGGAAGTAGCGCAGGTGGCGCAGCAGCACCAGCAGCAGCGCGGCATGGAACATCCAGCCGAAGATCCAGGTCCACTTGCTGGACTTGAACAGGCTCTCGAACAGCACCACCTCGCGCGCCAGCCGCAGCGCCACGCCGCCTTGCGTGGTTGGCGCTGGCGTGGTCGGGATCTTCAGCGGCGCGGGCGTGCGCAGGTAGCTGCGGATCTTCAGCGCGACGCCGATCACCAGCATCGCGGTGGCCGCATAGAACAGCAGCGCGTAGGCGATCGTGAGGGCTGACATGCGAATCGCTTCCGCGCGCGGTGGGCTCGCTGTATCAGACGCAGCCGGTCGGCTTGGGCAGGCCGGCGATCTTGCAGGCCTGCTTGGCCGGGCCGTAGGGGAACAGCTCGTAGAGGTACTTGCTGTTGCCCTTGTCCGGCCCGAGCTGCTTGCCGATCGCCTTGGTCAGCACGCGCACGGCCGGGGCGATCTGGTACTCGTTGTAGTAGTCGCGCAGGAAGTTGACGACTTCCCAGTGGCTGGGCGTCATCTCGACGTTTTCGGTCTTGGCGATGACGTTGGCGACCGCCTCGTCCCACTCGGCGAGGTTGATGAGGTAACCCTCTTCGTCGGTTTCGTAGTTCTTGCCGTTGATTTCGATGCCCATGTCGATCTCCTTGAAATTCAGAGCCAGGTCTGGTTGTTGGTGTGCTCGGCGACGAGGTCGACGAAGCCGGTGTAGTCGACGGCGGTGACGCCCTCGGCCAGGGCCGCGGCGACGCCGCGGGCTTCGAGATCGGGTCGCAGTGCGTAGACCTTCAGGCGCTTGAGCGCTTCGGCCAGCCCGGCCGACGCGGCGCCGGCCTGGGTGGCGGCGTAGACGCCGTCCTCGATGAGCAGCAGCGCGTGGCCGTCCTGGGCCAGGCGCAGGCAGCTCGCGAGCGAACTGGTCTGGCGGTGCGACTTGTTGACGATGTGCAGCATGGCCACTCCTCAGAAGCTCAGGACCACGTCCTGCTCGGCCATCAGCGCGGCCATCTCGGTGCTCGAGAGCACCTCGACATCGACGATCAGGTCGTCTTCGCCGAGGCCGCGAGCCTCCATGGACTCGCGCTCGACATAGAGTTTCTCGACGTCGTAACCGTCCAGGGCGCGATAGGTCTTGGAGTGGTTCTTGATGCCGATGCCCTTCGTGTCCTGGCCCTTGGTCAGCTCGTAGACGCCGTCGTCGACGAACACCAGGCTGACGTCCTGGTCGAAGGTGGCGGCGATCAGCACCACCTCCAGGCTCTCGAGCGCGTAGATCGTCCCGTAGGGGGCCTTGCGGTTGACGAACATGAACTTCTTCATCGATCGCTCCGTTCAGTCGCCGAAGGTGACCATGCGGTCCGCCTTGATGCCGCTGTCCACCAGCTGGCCGAGGCCGCTGATGCGGAAGCCCGGCGCCAGCACCTCGTCCTTGATGCCGCGGCGCAGCGCCGCGGCCACGCACACCACCAAGTCGACCTTGTGCTCGGCGTTCAGCGCCGACCAGCGGTTGACGATGTGGCGGTCGTCCTGCGGCGGCTCGGTGAGGCGGGTCGCGTTGTAGACGCCGTCATGATAGAAGAAGACGCGGTGGATCTCATGCCCCTTGGCGATGGCGGCCTGGCAGAACTGCCAGGCGCTGTCCGCCGCCTGATGGGTGTACGGTCCTTCGCTGAGCAGGATGCCGAACTTCATCTCAGAACCTGATGTGCGTCGACGCGTTCAGGTTGGCCCGCGAGCCGCGCCAGTCGTCGATCAGGTACTTGGTGAAGGGCAGGTCGCACTTCTCGAAAAAGCGCGGCCAGCCGATGCGCTCCACCCAGTCGGCGATGCGCTCCCACGAGCGGGCGTCTTCCTTGTAGGTGTAGAGGATCTTCTTGACGATCTCCGACACCTCGGGCCAGCGCGGCGGGTTGTTCGGCAACCCGGAGGCGACCATCTTCATGAAGGTCGGCTTGCCGCGCGCGTTGGAGTTCTTGCCGCCCACCCAGATGGCCAGCTTGGAGTACTCCGGGTCGTTGATCTGCATTGGCGGGCACGGGGGGTAGCAGGCGCCGCAGCAGATGCACTTCTTCTCGTCGACTTCCAGCGAAGGCTTGCCGTTGACCAGCGCCGGGCGGATCGCCGCCACCGGGCAGCGCGCCACCACCGCGGGGCGCTCGCAGACGTTGGCCACCAGGTCGTGGTTGATCTTCGGCGGCTTGGTGTGCTGCACGATGATCGCGATATCGGCCTGGCCGCCGCAGTTGATCTCGCAGCAGCTGGTGGACAGGTGCACGCGGTTGGGCATGTCCTCCTTGATGAACTCGGTGTAGAGGTCGTCCATCAGCGCCTTCACCGCGCCCGAGGCATCGGTGCCGGGGATGTCGCAGTGCAGCCAGCCCTGGGTGTGGGCGATCATCGACACCGAGTTGCCGGTGCCGCCCACGGGGAAGCCGGCTTCGGTGAGCGCGCCGATCAGCGGGTCGACCTTGGCCGGGTCGGACACCATGAACTCGATGTTGCTGCGGATCGTGAAGCGCACATGCCCTTCGGCGTACGTGTCGGCGATGTCGCAGAGCTTGCGGATGGTGTAGACGTCCATCTGCCGTTGCGTGCCGGCGCGCACGCTCCACACCTCGTCGCCGCTGTGCGAGACGTGGTGCAGCACACCGGGGCGCGGCCGGTCGTGGTAGCGCCAGTTGCCGTAGTTCTTCAGCAGGGCAGGGTGCAGGTAGGGCCGGTTGTCCGGCACGCCGCTTTCGATGGGGGTGCGCATCGTGGCCATGGTCTCGGGCTCCTCAGGCGGTCTTCTTCGCGTTGATGCGGGCGACTTCGTCGTCCCAGCCATCCATGCGAACGTAGGGGTTGGTGCGCGGCGTGGCGACCATGTTCGGGTCGATGTCCACGCCGATGCCTTCGAGGAAATTGACCAGGCCGATGCGCTCGATCATCTCGCCGGTGCGCTCGTGCTCGAGCGCGTTCTCGGCGAAGAAGTCGATCACCTTCTGGCCGAGCTCGACCAGCGCCTCGTAGTCTTCCTCGGTCTTCAGCGGCAGGAAAGGCACGACCACGGTGCCCATCAGGTCGCCGATCTTCAGCGTGCGCTTGCCGCCGATCAGGATGGTGGCGCCGGTGTCGGTGCCCTTGGCCAGCGCGCCGGTCATCACGTTGACGCAGTGCATGCAGCGCACGCAGTTGCTGTTGTCGATCTCCAGCGCGTGGCTGTCGCTGATCTTCACGCTGGAGATGGTCGGGCCCTGGGCGACGTCCTTGACCTCCTTGAGCAGGATGGTCTTGGTCGGGCAGCGCGAGATCACGTTGTTGACCAGCTCGTTCATGCCGTGGGCATCGAACCACTTGCGCGCCAGGCCTTCGTCGGTGCGCATGTTGTCGCGCCAGGTGCCGATGACGGCCATGTCCGAGCGCTGGATCGAGTTCATGCAGTCGTTCGGGCAGCCCGAGAACTTGAACTTGAACTTGTAGGGCAGCGCCGGGCGGTGGATGTCGTCGAGGAAGGTGTTGATCACCTGCCGGTGCGCCTTGGCCTCGTCGTAGCAGCTCTGCTCGCAGCGCGCCGCGCCGACGCAGCTCATCGAGGTGCGCACCGCCGGGCCGGCGCCGCCGAGGTCGAATCCGAGCTCGTTGAGCTCGTCGAAGGCGTCCTGCACCTTGTCGGTCTTGGCGCCCTGGAACATGATGTCCCCGGACTGGCCGTGGAAGGCGATCAGGCCCGAGCCGTGGCGCTCCCAGATGTCGCACATCTTGCGCAGCACCTCGGTGTTGTAGTGCATGCCGGCGGGCGGCTGCACGCGCAGCGTGTGGAACTCGGCGGCGTCGGGGAACACCGGCTTGTCGTTCTCGTCCTTCAGCTCGGTGAAGCGCGGGATCACGCCGCCGCCGTAGCCGAACACGCCGACCGTGCCGCCCTTCCAGTAGCCCTTCTTGGTGCGGTAGGACGTCTCCAGCTG
Proteins encoded in this window:
- a CDS encoding respiratory nitrate reductase subunit gamma gives rise to the protein MSALTIAYALLFYAATAMLVIGVALKIRSYLRTPAPLKIPTTPAPTTQGGVALRLAREVVLFESLFKSSKWTWIFGWMFHAALLLVLLRHLRYFQEPVWTPVLWVQFFGTYAGFAMVAGLAGLWARRFLVDRVRYISTPSDHLHLALLLAIGLSGLTMRFVAHTDIVALKAFMLGLMRFDWQPLPGDPLLLLHLTLVALLMFVFPISKLLHAPGLFFSPSRNQVDNPREVRHVAAWAAALDK
- a CDS encoding NAD(P)-binding protein codes for the protein MSGPSQSVKAQPLNFRRYKDGDAKPLPWQQEIFDADHSHKCPTYIQSTPPCQGSCPSGEDIRSYLNIVRGIEKPPAGVPWQEYAWRRLTEANPLPSVMGRVCPAPCESGCNRNEVEDFVGINSVEHFLGEYAIANKLAFPKPAKQTGKKVAVIGGGPAGLSAAYQLARKGHAVTIFDERTELGGMMRYGIPGFRTPRAVLDAEIQRILDLGVTARMNTRIGTDITMEQIRAEHDAVFLGLGAQSGRPLPVEGSDAPNCVTATAYLKAFNDGRLRHVGKRVVVVGGGDTSIDVATVARRLGHIEQARESDRPEHAIAGQVAHDVAEVTARQGADVTLTSIFAVDKMQASRHEVEHALAEGIAIRGGLAPVKVLRDASGRATGLRVIRCEAKIVGGRLEIKNIEGTEEDLEADLIVSAIGQAVDFTGLESLNNGKGGIAADKNYQVQGQPGMFVGGDVVRPHLLTTAIGHGNIAADGIDRHLAGEALDKRPKIDVHTWDIQRKLVEKGLTVSEVHEPIHGTDSSNVAIHNFDNRSDRYIIPHEELFLGHFQYTERHRRKIVTLNAEQALNNFEERVLPLTEAEAISEAKRCMSCGLCFECDNCVVYCPQTAVFKVPKSKSTTGRYVDTDYSKCIGCHICKDVCPTGYIQMGLGE
- the dsrB gene encoding dissimilatory-type sulfite reductase subunit beta — translated: MATMRTPIESGVPDNRPYLHPALLKNYGNWRYHDRPRPGVLHHVSHSGDEVWSVRAGTQRQMDVYTIRKLCDIADTYAEGHVRFTIRSNIEFMVSDPAKVDPLIGALTEAGFPVGGTGNSVSMIAHTQGWLHCDIPGTDASGAVKALMDDLYTEFIKEDMPNRVHLSTSCCEINCGGQADIAIIVQHTKPPKINHDLVANVCERPAVVARCPVAAIRPALVNGKPSLEVDEKKCICCGACYPPCPPMQINDPEYSKLAIWVGGKNSNARGKPTFMKMVASGLPNNPPRWPEVSEIVKKILYTYKEDARSWERIADWVERIGWPRFFEKCDLPFTKYLIDDWRGSRANLNASTHIRF
- the tusB gene encoding sulfurtransferase complex subunit TusB produces the protein MLHIVNKSHRQTSSLASCLRLAQDGHALLLIEDGVYAATQAGAASAGLAEALKRLKVYALRPDLEARGVAAALAEGVTAVDYTGFVDLVAEHTNNQTWL
- the tusC gene encoding sulfurtransferase complex subunit TusC; translated protein: MKKFMFVNRKAPYGTIYALESLEVVLIAATFDQDVSLVFVDDGVYELTKGQDTKGIGIKNHSKTYRALDGYDVEKLYVERESMEARGLGEDDLIVDVEVLSSTEMAALMAEQDVVLSF
- the dsrK gene encoding sulfate reduction electron transfer complex DsrMKJOP subunit DsrK → MATAAFETPKLKPYPVIPLIAEGSMAHSKPYVASSAIQQNIGFPGELAEGWEQRAIAKMGELLGKYRSLRVYMDACVHCGACSDKCHYFLGTGDPKNMPVARQDLMRAVYRRYFTFAGKHFPKLVGAVDMTKDVLDDWYAYYHQCSECRRCSVFCPYGIDTAEITMAAREIMDAVGLGQKYSNEIIGKVHRIGNNLGLPGPALEDTLLGLEEDVKEDTGVDVRYPLDVQGAEVLLVTPSADFFAEPHVESLIGYGKVFHAAGISWTLSSKASEAGNFGMFIGNYEQLRKIALRIREAALELGVKRIVVGECGHAWRVAYSFWNTLVGIGAGGTDPFAIQLQSQLDGRYKQPMHICELTYDLIQRGALKFDKEKNDDRIITFHDSCNVARASRMGDMPGGQFVIPREIIKAVANRFHDMAPETIHESTFCCGGGGGLLTDDLIELRVKGALPRMEALKNVVDQHGVNFMATICAICKAQFSKVLPYYGFDMGMVGGVHQLVSKSIRLGEPH
- a CDS encoding TusE/DsrC/DsvC family sulfur relay protein encodes the protein MGIEINGKNYETDEEGYLINLAEWDEAVANVIAKTENVEMTPSHWEVVNFLRDYYNEYQIAPAVRVLTKAIGKQLGPDKGNSKYLYELFPYGPAKQACKIAGLPKPTGCV
- the tusD gene encoding sulfurtransferase complex subunit TusD, with product MKFGILLSEGPYTHQAADSAWQFCQAAIAKGHEIHRVFFYHDGVYNATRLTEPPQDDRHIVNRWSALNAEHKVDLVVCVAAALRRGIKDEVLAPGFRISGLGQLVDSGIKADRMVTFGD
- the dsrA gene encoding dissimilatory-type sulfite reductase subunit alpha, which codes for MAKKMHDTPMLDQLESGPWPSFVTGLKRLAKDKDYMVDLMGQLETSYRTKKGYWKGGTVGVFGYGGGVIPRFTELKDENDKPVFPDAAEFHTLRVQPPAGMHYNTEVLRKMCDIWERHGSGLIAFHGQSGDIMFQGAKTDKVQDAFDELNELGFDLGGAGPAVRTSMSCVGAARCEQSCYDEAKAHRQVINTFLDDIHRPALPYKFKFKFSGCPNDCMNSIQRSDMAVIGTWRDNMRTDEGLARKWFDAHGMNELVNNVISRCPTKTILLKEVKDVAQGPTISSVKISDSHALEIDNSNCVRCMHCVNVMTGALAKGTDTGATILIGGKRTLKIGDLMGTVVVPFLPLKTEEDYEALVELGQKVIDFFAENALEHERTGEMIERIGLVNFLEGIGVDIDPNMVATPRTNPYVRMDGWDDEVARINAKKTA